A genomic region of Alistipes megaguti contains the following coding sequences:
- a CDS encoding 3'(2'),5'-bisphosphate nucleotidase CysQ translates to MINDKVRQYLLPPLFNAAVRAGASIMQVYKNFDDYDISLKADCTPITLADRLAHRTIREYLGPTRIPILSEEGREMRYDERCNWELYWLVDPLDGTVEFIKGNNEFTVNIALMENNVCIGAVIYVPYFEKMYIAGRDSGSYLKEHVVPDAGANYTYEEIVGGWRRLPLESEAHHDHLRVALSRSHQTRETHEAVERLRERYPDLEIVEQGSSYKFCMLAEGRVDYYVRTTHTYEWDTAAGELILLEAGGSTRSLPDERELRYNEEDLHNPWFCCRSKYCPF, encoded by the coding sequence ATGATAAACGACAAGGTGCGCCAATATCTGCTGCCTCCGCTTTTCAATGCGGCAGTCAGGGCCGGGGCCTCGATCATGCAAGTATACAAGAATTTCGACGATTACGACATCAGCCTCAAGGCCGACTGTACACCCATTACGCTGGCTGACCGGCTGGCCCACCGCACGATCCGCGAGTATCTGGGGCCGACGCGTATTCCGATTCTTTCGGAGGAGGGTCGTGAGATGCGCTACGACGAGCGCTGCAACTGGGAGCTCTACTGGCTGGTGGATCCGTTGGACGGGACCGTGGAGTTCATCAAGGGCAACAACGAGTTCACGGTCAACATCGCCCTGATGGAGAACAACGTCTGCATCGGAGCGGTGATCTACGTGCCCTATTTCGAGAAGATGTACATTGCCGGGCGCGACTCGGGGTCTTACCTGAAGGAGCATGTGGTGCCGGATGCCGGGGCAAACTATACGTACGAGGAGATTGTAGGCGGATGGAGGCGTTTGCCGCTGGAGAGTGAGGCGCACCACGACCACCTGCGGGTGGCTCTTTCGCGGTCGCACCAGACGCGCGAGACGCACGAGGCTGTCGAGCGGCTCCGCGAACGTTATCCCGATCTGGAGATTGTCGAGCAGGGGAGCTCCTACAAGTTCTGCATGCTGGCCGAGGGTCGGGTCGACTACTACGTGCGCACGACCCATACCTACGAGTGGGATACGGCGGCCGGCGAGTTGATTCTCTTGGAGGCAGGGGGCTCCACGCGGTCGCTGCCCGACGAACGGGAACTGCGCTACAACGAGGAGGACCTGCACAATCCGTGGTTCTGCTGTCGGTCGAAGTACTGCCCCTTCTGA
- the trkA gene encoding Trk system potassium transporter TrkA yields MKIVIAGAGEMGSHLARMLSGSGHDITVVDSDQKLLAEVGALADVITVEGDSTTFAVLRKASVRKCDLFIAVNHEENDNIVAAMLAKKLGARKSIARIDNNEYLEPNNKEMFIDMGIDYLFYPEKVAAREVINLLGHTSTTEYVDFSSGKLSLVVFRLEPASPLVGQVLTGFADDQTPLSYRTVAITRGGQTIIPRAGEEFMEGDMIYVIARQDAVHEVMEFSGQTNIEIRNMMILGGSRIGIRVATELQDEVNIKLIDYNAEKAYRLAEMLDKTLIINEDGRNTEAMMEEGLSNMDAFVAVTGRSETNILAAMLAKRMGVKKVIAEVENLNYINLAESIGIDTIINKKLVTASNIFRFTMSTDVQAIKCLTGSDAEVLEFIVKPNSPATKCRIKDLGLPEDTIIGGIVRGDKVFIAVDNMEINPYDRVVVFAMPASVGRIGYYFN; encoded by the coding sequence ATGAAAATCGTCATAGCGGGAGCCGGAGAGATGGGCAGCCATCTGGCGCGGATGCTCAGCGGCAGCGGACACGACATCACGGTGGTGGACAGCGATCAGAAGCTGTTGGCCGAGGTGGGGGCGCTGGCCGACGTGATCACCGTCGAGGGGGACTCGACGACCTTTGCGGTGTTGCGCAAGGCGTCGGTCCGCAAGTGTGACCTCTTTATCGCCGTCAACCACGAGGAGAACGACAACATCGTGGCGGCGATGCTGGCCAAGAAGCTCGGAGCGCGGAAATCCATCGCGCGCATCGACAACAACGAGTATCTCGAGCCCAACAACAAGGAGATGTTCATCGACATGGGCATCGACTACCTGTTCTATCCGGAGAAGGTGGCGGCGCGGGAGGTGATCAACCTGCTGGGCCACACCTCGACGACCGAATACGTGGATTTTTCGAGCGGCAAGCTTTCGCTGGTGGTCTTCCGCCTGGAGCCGGCCTCGCCGCTGGTGGGACAGGTGCTGACGGGCTTTGCCGACGACCAGACTCCGTTGAGCTACCGTACGGTGGCCATCACGCGGGGCGGTCAGACGATCATCCCGCGTGCGGGGGAGGAGTTCATGGAGGGCGACATGATCTACGTGATAGCCCGCCAGGACGCCGTGCACGAGGTGATGGAGTTTTCGGGGCAGACGAACATCGAGATCCGCAACATGATGATCCTGGGCGGTTCGCGCATCGGCATCCGGGTAGCCACGGAGCTGCAGGACGAGGTCAACATCAAGCTCATCGACTACAACGCCGAGAAGGCCTACCGGCTGGCCGAGATGCTGGACAAGACGCTGATCATCAACGAGGACGGTCGCAATACGGAAGCCATGATGGAGGAGGGCCTGTCGAACATGGACGCCTTTGTGGCGGTGACGGGCCGCAGCGAGACGAACATCCTGGCGGCGATGCTGGCCAAGCGGATGGGCGTGAAGAAGGTGATCGCCGAGGTCGAGAACCTGAACTACATCAACCTGGCGGAGTCGATCGGCATCGATACGATCATCAACAAGAAGCTGGTGACGGCGTCGAACATCTTTCGCTTCACGATGTCGACCGACGTGCAGGCGATCAAGTGCCTGACGGGGAGCGACGCCGAGGTGCTGGAGTTCATCGTCAAGCCCAATTCGCCGGCGACCAAATGCCGGATCAAGGATCTGGGACTTCCCGAGGATACGATCATCGGCGGCATCGTGCGCGGCGACAAGGTTTTCATCGCCGTGGACAACATGGAGATCAACCCCTACGACCGCGTGGTGGTCTTTGCCATGCCGGCGTCGGTAGGGCGCATAGGATATTACTTTAACTGA
- a CDS encoding GH3 auxin-responsive promoter family protein, with product MSFRNSILRAWFSQRERSIDRFRRHPVETQMRMFRRLLRRGRMTEFGERYDLRHIRTVEQFESLVATFDYETFKPYIEQMRAGAWNVTWPGRVSLFARSSGTTSDRSKYIPVTRESLWRNHTLGMRDVATVYAANYPRSRVLEGKTLTLGGSCIAEGRNLVGDLSALLIHETKFWSGWFRAPRIETAIIADFDAKCEAICRECTGEHITAFAGVPSWNLALMRRVLEYTGRRNLLEVWPDLEMFAHGGVEFTPYRRSFEELIPSDGMHYMETYNASEGFFALADDPSRSDMLLMLDYGTFFEFRDGERIVPLEGVECGKVYAVLITSNNGLWRYEIGDTVEFTSTNPYRIRFAGRTRQYINVFGEELIVDNAERALAAACRRTGAVVSEYTVSPCYMSLRERGAHEWIVEFDREPDSMESFAAALDEELRAVNSDYDAKRRTTLERQHLLCMPRGGFLAWMRARGKNKVPRLMNDRRVADDVKSFAGIGGEEGH from the coding sequence ATGTCTTTTCGAAACAGCATACTCAGAGCGTGGTTCTCGCAGCGCGAACGGTCGATAGACCGGTTCCGCCGCCATCCGGTCGAGACCCAGATGCGCATGTTCCGCCGGCTGTTGCGCCGCGGCCGCATGACGGAGTTCGGCGAACGTTACGACCTGCGGCATATCCGTACGGTGGAGCAGTTCGAGTCGTTGGTTGCGACGTTCGACTACGAGACCTTCAAGCCCTACATCGAGCAGATGCGTGCCGGGGCGTGGAACGTCACGTGGCCGGGCCGGGTTTCGTTGTTTGCCCGCTCGTCGGGCACCACGTCGGACCGGAGCAAATACATCCCCGTGACGCGGGAGTCGTTGTGGCGCAACCATACGCTCGGCATGCGCGACGTGGCGACGGTCTATGCGGCCAACTACCCGCGCAGCCGGGTGCTTGAGGGCAAGACGCTGACGCTGGGCGGTTCGTGCATTGCCGAGGGCCGCAATCTGGTGGGTGATCTTTCGGCGCTGCTGATCCACGAGACGAAGTTCTGGAGCGGGTGGTTCCGGGCACCGCGCATCGAGACGGCCATCATTGCCGATTTCGATGCCAAGTGCGAGGCGATCTGCCGCGAATGTACGGGCGAGCACATCACGGCCTTTGCGGGGGTTCCGTCGTGGAACCTGGCGCTGATGCGCCGCGTGCTGGAGTACACCGGGCGTCGGAATCTGCTGGAGGTTTGGCCCGATCTGGAGATGTTCGCCCACGGCGGGGTGGAGTTCACCCCCTACCGGCGTTCGTTCGAGGAGCTGATCCCCTCCGACGGGATGCACTACATGGAGACCTACAACGCCTCGGAGGGCTTTTTTGCCCTGGCCGACGATCCTTCGCGCAGCGACATGCTGCTGATGCTGGATTACGGGACCTTCTTCGAATTCCGCGACGGCGAACGGATCGTTCCGCTCGAGGGGGTGGAGTGCGGCAAGGTTTATGCCGTGCTGATCACGTCGAACAACGGCCTGTGGCGCTACGAGATCGGCGATACGGTGGAGTTCACCTCGACGAACCCCTACCGGATCCGTTTTGCGGGGCGCACGCGTCAGTATATCAACGTATTCGGCGAGGAGCTGATTGTCGACAATGCCGAGCGGGCGCTCGCGGCCGCCTGCCGCCGGACGGGAGCCGTGGTGAGCGAATATACGGTCTCGCCGTGCTACATGTCGCTGCGCGAGCGGGGCGCCCACGAGTGGATCGTGGAGTTCGACCGCGAACCCGATTCGATGGAGTCGTTTGCGGCGGCGCTCGACGAGGAGCTGCGGGCCGTCAATTCGGACTATGACGCCAAGCGCCGCACGACGCTCGAGAGGCAGCATCTGCTGTGCATGCCGCGCGGGGGGTTCCTGGCGTGGATGCGGGCGCGGGGGAAGAACAAGGTTCCGCGGCTGATGAACGACCGCCGGGTGGCCGACGACGTGAAGTCGTTTGCGGGGATCGGCGGCGAAGAGGGGCACTGA
- a CDS encoding DUF3997 domain-containing protein, translating into MKTVSSFLILLLPLIMQSCGFVYERHLTGNYYLIAVDTKEDMDVCYHQPEDDAPYTGITGASVYAVGYDDDFILVKAYRALKDSMGVSLPRYDRHTTEYYIIPVNNAQEAWEAQENKFGAFDEEAFEVRRKELGVPDDITFKKL; encoded by the coding sequence ATGAAAACGGTTTCATCATTCCTCATTTTGTTGTTGCCCTTGATCATGCAAAGCTGCGGATTTGTCTATGAACGGCATCTTACTGGGAATTATTACTTGATCGCAGTGGATACCAAAGAGGATATGGATGTGTGTTATCATCAACCGGAAGATGATGCACCTTATACGGGCATAACCGGGGCGAGTGTTTATGCCGTGGGATATGACGATGATTTTATTCTGGTCAAGGCGTACCGTGCGTTGAAGGACAGTATGGGAGTTTCCTTACCGCGTTATGACAGGCATACAACCGAATATTACATCATTCCCGTCAATAACGCGCAGGAGGCCTGGGAGGCGCAGGAAAACAAATTCGGGGCATTCGATGAAGAGGCCTTTGAAGTGAGGCGGAAAGAGCTGGGAGTACCGGATGATATAACATTCAAGAAGCTGTAA
- a CDS encoding deoxynucleoside kinase, which translates to MYIAIAGNIGSGKTTLTEMLTQRYDAKCYLEECDNPYIGDFYEDMNRWAFQLQISFLGSRIQQTMDMLSDNKSGVIFQDRTIYEDAHIFADNLHEMGLMSTRDIETYMKIFRLVTSLIPQPDLLIYLKASVPTLISQIRKRGREYEMNIDELYLKRLNDKYNHWIDTIYEGEVFVVDKDHEDFVSDPAVFERICARLDALKAREER; encoded by the coding sequence ATGTACATAGCCATTGCAGGAAATATCGGGAGCGGGAAGACGACGCTGACTGAGATGTTGACGCAGCGATACGATGCCAAATGCTATCTGGAGGAGTGTGACAACCCCTATATCGGCGATTTCTACGAGGACATGAACCGTTGGGCGTTCCAACTTCAGATCTCGTTTCTCGGGAGCCGGATCCAGCAGACGATGGATATGCTTTCGGACAACAAATCGGGGGTGATCTTTCAGGACCGCACGATCTACGAGGATGCTCACATCTTCGCCGACAACCTCCATGAAATGGGACTGATGTCGACGCGCGACATCGAGACCTACATGAAGATCTTCCGCCTGGTGACGTCGCTCATTCCGCAGCCCGACCTGCTGATCTACCTCAAGGCGAGCGTTCCGACGCTCATCTCGCAGATCCGCAAACGGGGCCGCGAGTACGAGATGAATATCGACGAACTCTATCTGAAACGTCTGAACGACAAATACAACCATTGGATCGACACGATCTACGAAGGGGAGGTCTTTGTCGTGGACAAGGACCACGAGGATTTTGTTTCGGATCCGGCGGTCTTCGAGCGGATCTGCGCGCGGTTGGATGCTCTCAAAGCCCGCGAAGAGCGATGA
- a CDS encoding methyltransferase domain-containing protein, whose amino-acid sequence MSLPERFVERTLRELGVEEGRALCEALESESPTSVRLNASKCRPAGASPADNRQETATLPGVAMPTDADGLPDAGGRSDADKRPEAAELPAAAAPAAPCLPTDSADADAVARLLPDLPHLPLLRRVPWCADGWYLRERPSFTFDPDFHAGAYYVQEASSQFVGHLLRGRLPAGARVLDLCAAPGGKTTLYASLVGREGLVVANEIDRRRASVLADNVRKWGTGNVAVTCCDAASLGRFEAWFDAVTVDAPCSGEGMFRKDPVAREEWSEANVRLCAARQDEILREAWRALKPGGVLLYSTCTFNREEDEGSLERMLAWAETEVEETGPVEVDPAWGICCGRVGAFRTFRFYPHRTCGEGFFAAVARKSAEADARTRTPKSRRSVLTPVDRKCAAELWRWLTEPEAMRFGMAGDTCYAWYAGQAEAVRTLSEVLPVIGSGVALGQIFKGVLKPDPALAFFPGLNRTAVPVAELAEEEALRYLRRQEIAAAGLAEGMNLICVRDRGLGFAKRIGSRVNNLYPNSLRIMKQ is encoded by the coding sequence ATGAGTCTGCCCGAACGATTCGTCGAACGCACGCTGCGCGAACTCGGCGTGGAGGAGGGTCGGGCCTTGTGCGAGGCGCTGGAGTCGGAGTCCCCGACCTCGGTGCGTCTCAATGCGTCGAAGTGCCGGCCGGCGGGAGCTTCACCGGCCGATAACCGACAAGAGACTGCGACGTTGCCGGGTGTCGCGATGCCGACGGATGCCGATGGCCTGCCGGATGCCGGAGGCCGGTCAGATGCCGATAAACGGCCGGAAGCCGCGGAGCTGCCGGCCGCAGCTGCACCCGCAGCCCCATGTCTCCCGACTGACTCCGCCGATGCCGATGCTGTTGCCCGGCTGTTGCCGGATTTGCCCCATCTGCCGCTGTTGAGACGGGTTCCGTGGTGCGCTGACGGCTGGTATCTGCGTGAACGCCCCTCGTTCACGTTCGACCCCGATTTCCACGCCGGGGCCTATTACGTGCAGGAGGCCTCGTCGCAATTCGTCGGCCACCTGTTGCGCGGCCGGCTCCCCGCGGGGGCCCGTGTGCTGGATCTCTGTGCGGCGCCGGGAGGCAAGACAACCCTCTATGCCTCGCTGGTCGGACGTGAGGGGCTGGTCGTGGCCAACGAGATCGACCGACGGCGGGCTTCGGTGCTGGCCGACAACGTGCGCAAGTGGGGAACGGGCAACGTGGCCGTGACGTGCTGCGACGCCGCCTCGCTGGGACGCTTCGAGGCGTGGTTCGATGCCGTGACGGTCGACGCCCCCTGTTCGGGCGAAGGGATGTTCCGCAAGGACCCGGTTGCCCGCGAGGAATGGAGCGAGGCGAACGTGCGTCTCTGTGCCGCGCGTCAGGACGAGATTCTGCGCGAGGCGTGGCGGGCCCTGAAGCCCGGCGGCGTGCTGCTCTACAGCACCTGCACCTTCAACCGCGAGGAGGACGAGGGGTCGCTTGAACGGATGCTCGCATGGGCCGAAACGGAGGTGGAGGAGACCGGACCGGTCGAGGTCGACCCGGCGTGGGGGATCTGCTGCGGCAGGGTAGGGGCCTTCCGTACCTTCCGCTTCTATCCCCATCGGACTTGCGGCGAGGGGTTCTTTGCCGCCGTGGCCCGCAAGTCGGCCGAAGCCGATGCACGGACGCGCACTCCGAAATCGCGCCGTTCGGTGCTGACGCCCGTCGACCGCAAATGCGCGGCGGAGCTGTGGCGCTGGTTGACGGAACCCGAAGCGATGCGTTTCGGGATGGCGGGCGACACCTGCTACGCCTGGTATGCCGGACAGGCCGAGGCGGTGCGGACGCTCTCCGAAGTGCTGCCGGTGATCGGCTCGGGGGTGGCCCTCGGGCAGATCTTCAAGGGGGTGCTGAAACCCGATCCGGCGTTGGCTTTCTTCCCAGGGCTGAACCGCACGGCGGTACCCGTGGCAGAACTGGCGGAGGAGGAGGCGCTGCGTTACCTGCGGCGTCAGGAGATTGCGGCAGCCGGACTGGCCGAGGGGATGAACCTCATCTGTGTGCGGGACCGCGGACTGGGCTTTGCCAAACGGATCGGATCGCGGGTCAACAACCTCTATCCGAACTCATTGCGAATCATGAAACAATAG
- a CDS encoding MerR family transcriptional regulator yields the protein MAEKIFYTMGEVAEMFDVNTSLIRHWESQFPILRPKRNKRGNRLFTPQDVEHLKMIYHLVKECGMTLDGARKVLRKEGATTAVERDTQLMEHLQRIRSLLVEVREDLKADNGQVVDEEEESSVAAPEEEMPRKEPRRRGVSADRFRKPKMVDVEPAAEPEAAEPEADSAAGGGVEPTSGPAADPVVAEPAAEPAESAADPVVAEPVAESASEPVVAEPAAEPSESAAEPVVAEPVAEFVAEPASEPVPGQPTRRTARKPRRKKEETENKELFAFYEQSLF from the coding sequence ATGGCCGAAAAGATTTTTTATACGATGGGCGAAGTGGCCGAGATGTTCGACGTCAACACGTCGCTCATCCGCCACTGGGAGTCGCAGTTTCCGATTCTCCGCCCGAAGCGCAACAAGAGGGGCAACCGCCTCTTCACGCCGCAGGATGTCGAGCATCTGAAGATGATCTACCACCTGGTCAAGGAGTGCGGCATGACACTCGACGGGGCCCGGAAGGTGCTTCGCAAGGAGGGGGCAACCACGGCGGTCGAACGGGATACGCAGCTCATGGAGCATCTGCAACGGATTCGTTCGCTGCTGGTTGAGGTCCGCGAGGATCTGAAGGCCGACAACGGACAGGTTGTCGATGAAGAGGAGGAATCTTCCGTTGCGGCTCCGGAGGAGGAGATGCCCCGCAAGGAGCCGCGACGCCGGGGAGTGTCTGCGGATCGGTTCCGCAAACCGAAGATGGTGGATGTAGAGCCAGCCGCCGAACCCGAGGCCGCCGAACCCGAGGCCGATTCTGCCGCCGGAGGTGGTGTCGAGCCCACTTCCGGGCCTGCAGCCGACCCCGTGGTTGCCGAGCCTGCCGCTGAACCTGCCGAGTCCGCTGCCGACCCCGTGGTCGCCGAGCCCGTTGCTGAGTCCGCCTCCGAGCCCGTGGTTGCCGAGCCTGCTGCTGAACCTTCCGAGTCCGCTGCCGAACCCGTGGTCGCCGAGCCCGTTGCTGAATTCGTTGCCGAACCCGCTTCCGAACCCGTCCCCGGACAACCGACCCGACGTACGGCCCGGAAACCTCGCCGCAAAAAGGAGGAAACCGAAAACAAAGAGCTCTTTGCCTTCTACGAGCAGTCACTTTTCTGA
- a CDS encoding Nif3-like dinuclear metal center hexameric protein: MKIKEITDVIERFAPLGWQESYDNAGLVVGRSDDEVRRALLAVDVTEEVLDEAEETGCDLIITHHPIIFHALKRFNSADPVQRCVERAIRSRIALYACHTNLDSAPGGMSWRLAGILGIGNLRLLQPSSVEGVGFGVVGELPEAVEPLAYLGTVRERLGCGAIRYSDIAIPAVRRVALCTGAGASLIGDALQAGADLYITADLKYNDFMTPDKRLMVADVGHFESEYCAIQLLFEVLSKNLCTFAVRKSERSRNPVNYLV, from the coding sequence ATGAAAATAAAAGAGATAACCGATGTCATCGAACGCTTTGCTCCGCTTGGCTGGCAGGAATCCTATGACAATGCAGGACTTGTGGTCGGCCGCAGTGACGACGAGGTACGTCGGGCGCTGCTGGCTGTCGATGTCACCGAGGAGGTGCTGGACGAGGCCGAAGAGACGGGGTGCGATCTGATCATCACGCACCATCCGATCATCTTCCACGCTCTGAAACGCTTCAATTCGGCGGATCCCGTGCAGCGCTGTGTCGAGCGAGCCATCCGCAGCCGCATTGCCCTCTACGCCTGTCACACGAATCTCGACAGTGCGCCCGGCGGCATGAGCTGGCGTCTGGCCGGGATCCTCGGTATCGGGAATCTGCGACTGTTGCAGCCCTCGTCGGTCGAAGGGGTCGGATTCGGCGTTGTCGGCGAACTGCCCGAAGCCGTGGAGCCCCTCGCTTATCTGGGCACGGTGCGCGAACGGCTCGGCTGCGGTGCCATCCGATACAGCGATATCGCCATCCCGGCGGTGCGTCGTGTGGCCCTCTGCACGGGTGCCGGAGCCTCGCTCATCGGCGATGCCCTGCAGGCCGGGGCCGATCTCTACATCACGGCGGATCTCAAGTATAACGACTTTATGACCCCCGACAAGCGCCTCATGGTGGCGGATGTCGGTCATTTTGAGAGCGAATATTGTGCAATTCAGTTATTATTTGAGGTTTTGTCGAAAAATTTATGTACCTTTGCGGTTCGCAAGAGTGAACGCTCGCGCAATCCGGTGAATTATCTCGTGTAA
- a CDS encoding zinc ribbon domain-containing protein codes for MATQKKTADVDYSMQEKILALYELQKIDSKIDQINKVKGELPLEVQDLEDEMAGMKTRIDHINGEIEELNALTKQRKREVDQAKIMIGNYKEQQNNVRNNREFDAISKEIEYQELEIELAEKRLKEYAAGIKAKKLQLEEAENLSKDRSADLAAKKAELDGIEAETGPQVAEYEAQREQVKAKIDERLLAAYDRIRRNVRNGLAVVTVKRDACGGCFNRIPPQRQVEIRQGKKIIVCEYCGRILVADPEAAQE; via the coding sequence ATGGCAACGCAAAAGAAAACCGCCGACGTTGATTATTCGATGCAGGAGAAGATCCTCGCACTCTACGAGCTGCAGAAGATCGACAGCAAGATCGACCAGATCAACAAGGTGAAAGGTGAACTGCCTCTCGAGGTCCAGGATCTCGAGGATGAAATGGCCGGAATGAAGACCCGCATCGACCACATCAACGGGGAGATCGAGGAGCTCAATGCCCTGACCAAGCAGCGCAAACGCGAGGTGGATCAGGCCAAAATCATGATCGGCAACTACAAGGAGCAGCAGAACAACGTGCGTAACAACCGTGAGTTCGATGCCATCTCCAAGGAGATCGAATATCAGGAACTCGAGATCGAACTGGCCGAGAAGCGCCTCAAGGAGTATGCGGCCGGCATCAAGGCCAAGAAACTCCAGCTCGAAGAGGCCGAAAACCTCTCCAAGGACCGCTCGGCCGACCTGGCGGCCAAAAAGGCCGAACTCGACGGCATCGAGGCCGAAACCGGCCCGCAGGTAGCCGAGTACGAGGCTCAGCGCGAGCAGGTCAAGGCCAAGATCGACGAACGTCTGCTGGCCGCCTACGATCGCATTCGTCGCAATGTCCGCAACGGTTTGGCCGTCGTGACGGTCAAGCGTGATGCCTGCGGCGGCTGCTTCAACCGCATTCCGCCCCAGCGTCAGGTGGAGATTCGTCAGGGCAAGAAGATTATCGTCTGCGAGTATTGCGGCCGCATTCTCGTAGCCGATCCCGAGGCCGCCCAGGAATAA
- a CDS encoding NAD+ synthase, producing the protein MKIAIAQLNYTIGDIDGNTSKIIDSINKAKARHADLVIFAEQAVSGTPAFDLLRKTTFLELCEDALVEIASCCDGIAAIVGLPILTDKGTVSAAALIQDRKVLRYVGKKYISARREMGFLVPSKGYEYATIKGHKCAIIVGDDLSREHDFDKSVETIISINARRYGKGTMIYRYEMMHNLAFVEGKNLVMVNQVGGSTEIVYDGTSGALNKHGVPVLMMKNFEEDFQIFDTEVAETMPPVVIPSTYNDRNRLVYEAARCGLRDFFRKNNYEKAAIGLSGGIDSAVVACLAVDALGAKNVRALLMPSQFSSNASVEDAKTLARNLGIEYNVIPISEIYTSVVNTLKPAIGVTEFDSTEENIQTRIRTVLLMALQNKTGYVLLNSSNKSENALGLCTLYGDTAGAFSPTGDLYKSEMYDVARYINRRFGDVIPDSILNKEPSSELHPGQKDSDILPPYEVVDAILFRMIEEGQHREEIVNAGFDSAVVEKIHSMIMHNEKKRFQFPPVLRLSSCSFGHERLMPLTNKYGD; encoded by the coding sequence ATGAAAATAGCCATAGCCCAGTTGAACTACACGATCGGTGACATCGACGGCAATACTTCGAAAATCATCGATTCCATTAACAAAGCAAAGGCCCGGCATGCCGATCTGGTCATTTTCGCCGAGCAGGCCGTGAGCGGGACTCCGGCGTTCGACCTCCTCCGCAAAACGACGTTCCTCGAACTGTGTGAAGATGCCCTGGTGGAGATCGCCTCCTGCTGCGACGGTATCGCCGCCATCGTCGGCCTCCCGATTCTTACCGACAAGGGAACCGTCAGTGCCGCAGCCCTCATCCAGGATCGCAAGGTCCTTCGCTATGTCGGCAAAAAATACATCTCCGCACGCCGTGAAATGGGTTTCCTGGTCCCCTCCAAAGGATACGAATACGCCACCATCAAGGGGCACAAGTGCGCCATCATCGTCGGCGATGACCTCAGTCGCGAACACGACTTCGACAAGTCCGTCGAGACCATCATCTCCATCAACGCCCGCCGTTACGGCAAGGGTACGATGATCTACCGCTACGAAATGATGCACAACCTGGCCTTCGTCGAGGGCAAGAACCTCGTGATGGTCAATCAGGTCGGCGGTTCGACCGAGATCGTCTACGACGGCACGTCCGGCGCCCTGAACAAACACGGCGTCCCGGTGCTGATGATGAAGAACTTCGAGGAGGATTTCCAGATCTTCGACACGGAGGTCGCCGAAACCATGCCCCCCGTCGTCATCCCCTCGACCTACAACGACCGCAACCGGCTTGTCTATGAGGCAGCCCGTTGCGGTCTGCGCGATTTCTTCCGCAAGAACAACTACGAAAAGGCCGCCATCGGCCTCTCGGGCGGTATCGACTCGGCCGTAGTGGCCTGTCTGGCCGTCGACGCGCTGGGCGCGAAGAATGTCCGGGCGCTGCTCATGCCCTCGCAGTTCTCGTCGAACGCCTCGGTCGAGGATGCCAAGACACTGGCCCGGAACCTCGGCATCGAATACAACGTCATCCCCATCTCGGAGATCTACACCAGCGTGGTCAATACGCTGAAACCCGCCATCGGCGTCACGGAGTTCGACTCCACGGAGGAGAACATCCAGACCCGTATCCGCACGGTGCTGCTTATGGCCCTGCAGAACAAGACGGGATACGTACTGCTCAACTCCTCGAACAAGAGCGAAAATGCCCTGGGCCTCTGCACCCTCTACGGCGATACGGCCGGTGCGTTCAGCCCCACGGGCGACCTCTACAAGAGCGAAATGTACGACGTGGCCCGCTATATCAACCGCCGCTTCGGCGATGTGATTCCCGACTCGATTCTCAACAAGGAGCCTTCGTCGGAACTCCACCCCGGTCAGAAGGACAGCGATATCCTTCCGCCCTACGAGGTGGTCGACGCCATTCTGTTCCGCATGATCGAGGAGGGGCAGCACCGCGAGGAGATCGTCAACGCCGGTTTCGACTCCGCCGTGGTCGAGAAGATCCACTCGATGATCATGCACAACGAAAAGAAACGTTTCCAGTTCCCGCCCGTGCTGCGTTTGTCCTCCTGCTCGTTCGGGCACGAGCGCCTCATGCCACTGACGAACAAATACGGAGACTGA